The Fictibacillus arsenicus genome contains a region encoding:
- a CDS encoding ArsA family ATPase, whose protein sequence is MKVYFIGGKGGVGKSTTASAFAVMCAREGKRTLLVSTDPAHNTGDLFQVKKVKGTTQVAPNLDLIEIDSDQEAITYMAQVKQNIKGLVKVTMLEEVHRQLDLAGKSPGAAEAAVFDKMTSILLEDSKDYDAVVFDTAPTGHTLRLLLLPEFMGVWMDGLLEKRKKVQDNYTQLLYDGETREDPIYDVLQARRQKFSKVRELIINKEKVTYMMVLNPERLPILETASAVNTLKEHGISVSKIIVNKVIPEDVEGSFMRNRKEAERPYLEEIKQMFKDTDKVYVPMFDHDIATRDGLEEYSRFLETVKLQNV, encoded by the coding sequence ATGAAGGTATATTTTATTGGGGGAAAAGGCGGAGTTGGTAAAAGTACAACGGCTTCTGCATTTGCTGTAATGTGTGCAAGAGAAGGAAAACGGACATTGCTCGTTTCAACTGACCCGGCACATAATACAGGAGACCTTTTTCAAGTAAAAAAGGTAAAGGGAACAACACAGGTAGCACCAAATCTGGATCTGATCGAAATTGACTCAGACCAAGAGGCCATAACGTACATGGCACAGGTGAAGCAAAACATAAAAGGGCTGGTTAAGGTTACGATGCTTGAAGAGGTTCACCGCCAGCTTGATCTAGCAGGTAAATCACCCGGTGCTGCAGAAGCGGCTGTATTTGATAAGATGACCTCGATTCTGCTGGAGGACAGCAAGGACTATGATGCAGTTGTGTTCGATACGGCACCGACAGGACATACTTTAAGGCTGCTGCTTTTACCGGAATTCATGGGAGTATGGATGGACGGTCTTCTAGAAAAAAGGAAGAAGGTACAGGACAACTACACACAGCTTCTGTACGACGGTGAAACGAGAGAAGACCCAATCTATGATGTGCTCCAAGCCAGAAGGCAGAAGTTTAGTAAGGTAAGAGAATTAATCATTAATAAAGAAAAAGTAACCTATATGATGGTGCTGAACCCTGAACGGCTTCCGATCTTAGAGACGGCTAGTGCCGTGAATACCTTAAAAGAACATGGAATCTCAGTAAGCAAGATCATCGTGAATAAGGTGATACCGGAAGACGTAGAAGGGTCGTTTATGCGTAACCGTAAAGAAGCAGAGAGGCCGTATCTAGAGGAAATTAAACAGATGTTTAAGGATACGGACAAAGTGTATGTGCCGATGTTTGACCATGACATCGCCACAAGAGATGGATTGGAAGAGTACAGCCGGTTTCTTGAAACGGTTAAATTGCAGAATGTATAA
- a CDS encoding permease produces MLDKTFLQMNTVFISILIEALPFVLIGVLIAGVIQMFVTEEMVARIMPKNKVLAVLFAAFLGAIFPACECGIVPITRRLIAKGVPVFAAIPFMLTGPIINPVVLFSTFVAFGNQWDVMIYRGGLAMVVAVLVGFLLAVQFKNAKVLKNEIHHLSKNPAANETAATIEAQPVSFFNKLKGTFVHAVEEFFSVGKYLVVGALIAAGMQTYVKTSTLLAIGQGEVSSSLVMMGLAFVLSLCSEADAFIASSFQSTFTIGSIVAFLVYGPMLDIKNVLMMLAAFKKKLVLSLIGYITVLVLIGSLFL; encoded by the coding sequence ATGCTCGACAAAACATTTTTACAGATGAATACGGTATTTATTAGCATCCTCATTGAAGCACTCCCTTTTGTTCTTATAGGAGTGCTCATTGCCGGAGTTATTCAGATGTTTGTTACCGAAGAAATGGTGGCACGCATCATGCCGAAAAATAAAGTGCTGGCTGTTTTATTTGCAGCTTTTTTAGGTGCGATATTCCCTGCTTGTGAGTGCGGTATCGTCCCCATCACACGCAGGCTGATCGCAAAAGGGGTTCCTGTTTTTGCAGCGATTCCATTTATGCTTACAGGTCCTATCATTAACCCTGTTGTCTTATTTTCTACTTTTGTTGCTTTCGGAAATCAGTGGGACGTTATGATTTACAGAGGCGGACTCGCGATGGTTGTTGCTGTATTAGTCGGATTTCTTCTAGCTGTTCAATTTAAGAATGCAAAAGTCCTTAAAAACGAGATTCATCATTTGTCCAAGAATCCAGCAGCTAACGAAACCGCTGCAACAATCGAAGCACAGCCTGTTTCATTTTTCAACAAACTTAAAGGTACGTTTGTACATGCGGTTGAAGAATTTTTCTCAGTTGGAAAGTACCTCGTGGTCGGTGCTTTAATTGCTGCTGGAATGCAGACGTACGTGAAGACATCAACGCTTTTAGCGATTGGACAAGGGGAAGTGTCTTCATCCCTTGTTATGATGGGATTAGCCTTCGTATTATCTCTTTGTTCTGAAGCCGATGCATTTATTGCTTCCTCATTCCAAAGCACCTTTACAATAGGTTCCATCGTGGCGTTTTTAGTTTATGGACCGATGCTTGATATCAAAAATGTGCTTATGATGCTCGCTGCTTTTAAGAAAAAATTAGTACTAAGTCTTATTGGATATATAACTGTGCTTGTATTGATCGGATCATTATTTTTATAA
- a CDS encoding VanW family protein produces the protein MNHFELRPKQRSSFRISLGKKYYTFKRFLEWYIDKKTYAKTIKKEKLPFVSFSHQTILLRKLKDVEMWYQHNKVKNLKIAIQRLNGILIKPGETFSYWKGIGTTTKAKGYVDGMVLFYGKFKKGTGGGLCQLFNLIYWMTLHTPLSVTERHRHSYDVFPDSKRTQPFGSGATCAYNYLDLQITNHTENTYQLHLYLTDTHLVGEWRSEQEPLQSYEVYEKEHWITPAYWGGFLRHNMIHRKVFNRQKQQIDDEYVTENHAIMMYEPLLESSQKEA, from the coding sequence ATGAACCATTTTGAACTGCGACCGAAGCAAAGATCTTCATTTCGAATTTCACTAGGCAAAAAGTATTATACCTTTAAGAGATTTCTTGAATGGTATATAGATAAGAAAACGTACGCTAAAACCATAAAAAAAGAAAAACTGCCTTTTGTCAGTTTTTCACATCAAACCATTCTTCTTCGGAAGCTTAAGGATGTTGAAATGTGGTATCAGCATAATAAGGTAAAGAACCTTAAAATCGCGATACAGCGTTTAAATGGGATACTTATAAAACCAGGGGAAACTTTTTCGTATTGGAAAGGTATTGGTACGACAACGAAAGCAAAAGGGTATGTGGATGGAATGGTGCTTTTTTATGGAAAGTTCAAGAAAGGTACTGGGGGAGGACTCTGTCAGCTTTTTAATCTGATTTACTGGATGACTCTTCATACACCGTTATCCGTTACTGAACGTCATCGGCACAGTTATGATGTGTTTCCAGATTCTAAACGAACACAGCCGTTTGGAAGCGGAGCGACGTGTGCATATAATTACTTGGACCTGCAGATCACTAACCATACAGAAAATACCTATCAGCTCCATCTATATTTAACTGATACACATCTAGTGGGCGAATGGCGGTCAGAGCAGGAGCCTTTACAAAGCTACGAAGTGTATGAGAAAGAACATTGGATTACACCTGCATATTGGGGAGGCTTTCTGCGCCACAACATGATTCACCGAAAAGTGTTTAACCGTCAAAAACAGCAGATTGACGATGAATATGTAACAGAAAACCATGCCATCATGATGTATGAACCTTTACTTGAATCCAGTCAGAAAGAAGCATGA
- a CDS encoding IS3 family transposase (programmed frameshift) gives MGKNVYSKETKWAVVKDKMSGQFTNEEIMNKYDIKNVSQIKTWMKWYRENQVHRFNQPIGKQYSYGQGPDSASEEEKKERQFNHYKQENEILKKVFGDRKGAEKEVVLRLVKRLRKKYTVTAVLCALNVPRSTYYRWLSAPSDELSKSEQAIISLCEQTNYRYGHRKIKNLLKRRHQISLNRNSVQRIMQKHHLQCRVKPKRKWKSQGESIIVAPNILQRDFSATLPNQKWVTDITYIQYGSTTLYLSTIMDLFNNQIVAYKLYTHQQTPLVADTLKAALESRGNPKGVIIHSDQGSVYTSYTYQHLVNERKLISSMSRRGNCWDNAVIESFHSNLKSEGFQYVKFNSMSMDKIREQVDQYMKYYNEERIQEKLGYHTPIEFGSMAA, from the exons GTGGGCAAAAACGTTTATTCAAAAGAAACAAAGTGGGCTGTAGTTAAGGATAAAATGAGTGGCCAATTTACGAATGAAGAAATCATGAATAAGTATGACATTAAAAATGTTTCTCAAATAAAAACATGGATGAAATGGTATCGGGAAAATCAAGTACATCGGTTTAATCAGCCAATAGGCAAGCAATACTCTTATGGTCAAGGGCCTGATTCAGCTAGTGAAGAGGAAAAGAAAGAACGTCAATTCAATCACTATAAACAGGAGAATGAGATTTTAA AAAAAGTATTTGGAGATCGAAAAGGAGCTGAAAAAGAAGTAGTTCTCCGTTTAGTAAAAAGATTACGAAAAAAGTACACAGTTACGGCTGTTCTATGCGCTTTAAACGTTCCAAGATCCACATACTATCGTTGGTTGTCTGCTCCATCTGATGAACTGTCTAAATCAGAGCAGGCCATTATCTCCCTTTGTGAACAGACTAACTATCGTTATGGTCATCGTAAAATTAAGAATTTACTAAAGCGTCGACATCAAATTAGTTTGAATCGAAATTCTGTTCAACGTATTATGCAAAAGCATCATCTACAGTGCCGTGTAAAACCAAAGCGCAAGTGGAAATCTCAAGGGGAATCAATCATTGTCGCACCAAACATTTTACAGCGAGATTTTTCAGCAACTTTGCCTAATCAAAAATGGGTAACAGATATAACGTATATTCAGTATGGTTCAACCACATTGTACTTATCAACCATAATGGATTTATTTAATAATCAAATTGTGGCTTACAAGCTCTATACCCATCAACAAACCCCTCTTGTGGCAGATACGTTAAAAGCAGCTTTGGAATCACGAGGGAACCCCAAAGGGGTCATTATTCACTCTGATCAAGGAAGTGTGTATACATCCTATACGTATCAACATTTAGTAAACGAAAGAAAATTGATTAGCAGTATGTCCAGAAGGGGAAATTGTTGGGATAATGCGGTTATCGAGTCCTTCCATTCAAATCTAAAATCTGAAGGATTTCAGTATGTGAAGTTTAATTCTATGTCGATGGATAAAATCAGGGAACAAGTAGATCAATACATGAAGTATTATAATGAAGAACGTATCCAAGAAAAATTAGGCTACCACACCCCAATTGAATTTGGTAGTATGGCAGCCTAA
- a CDS encoding rRNA adenine N-6-methyltransferase family protein: protein MNALKRSFNFFASSYEKYRPNYPDQLYKDIIHYANLQPDDQLLEIGCGTGKATEGFIEQDFTNITCIEYGENLAKLTQDKFSAYPNVKIVHSAFEDWNSADQYTLAFSGTAFHFISAETGYPKTASLLKKDGVSAFFWFAHIASDEPVYQSIRSVYQEHAPHLDDSSIPSLEEFIHERSDLTLHSGHFHQLQVQTYKWDHIYKPRDYIELLNTHSGHQVLPQVQKDTLFRGIEEAILKHGETITKKHAVALFLARKK, encoded by the coding sequence ATGAATGCTCTTAAACGATCGTTTAATTTTTTTGCGTCATCCTATGAAAAATATCGTCCCAATTACCCTGATCAACTTTATAAAGATATTATCCATTACGCTAATTTACAGCCAGATGATCAACTTCTTGAAATCGGCTGCGGAACTGGAAAAGCAACGGAAGGTTTTATTGAACAAGACTTCACGAACATTACATGTATCGAATATGGAGAGAACCTCGCAAAGCTCACACAAGACAAGTTTTCAGCATATCCGAACGTTAAAATCGTTCATTCAGCTTTTGAGGACTGGAATTCAGCTGATCAGTATACCCTTGCCTTCTCTGGTACAGCTTTTCACTTCATTTCAGCTGAGACCGGATATCCCAAAACAGCTTCTCTCTTAAAAAAAGACGGGGTTTCCGCATTTTTTTGGTTCGCTCACATTGCTTCAGATGAACCTGTCTATCAATCTATAAGAAGTGTCTACCAAGAGCATGCACCGCATTTGGATGACAGCAGCATACCTTCTTTAGAAGAATTCATTCACGAAAGAAGCGATCTCACTCTGCACTCCGGTCACTTTCATCAATTACAAGTTCAAACGTACAAATGGGATCATATCTACAAACCACGAGACTATATCGAACTATTAAACACACATTCAGGACATCAGGTGCTTCCTCAAGTGCAAAAAGATACGTTATTTAGAGGAATTGAAGAAGCAATTCTGAAACACGGGGAAACCATTACAAAAAAGCACGCTGTAGCCTTATTTTTAGCCAGGAAAAAGTAA
- a CDS encoding vanadium-dependent haloperoxidase, with product MSGRNYLRWSQIPYPGELYPPMNAVTPEAGSWPMFFIAWRGQEFLDPFGQKIRWNIKNPNTINWESELIIVKQTLQNLTPQQIRIAQSWGTGEVSKQVLPVIYNMMETYELASTKAARFLGFYHAAINDAFVMAWHFKYLWDVARPCQYDRNLVPVLFTPRFPGYPSAHAVMAGCSEIILSYYFPQERYRINQWMEECAMSRLYAGVHFKVDNDEGLSLGRQLGQIVVNLIKSQNI from the coding sequence ATGAGCGGCAGAAATTACTTAAGGTGGTCTCAAATTCCTTATCCAGGAGAGCTATATCCCCCAATGAATGCTGTTACGCCTGAAGCAGGATCGTGGCCGATGTTTTTTATAGCATGGAGAGGTCAAGAATTCCTGGATCCCTTTGGGCAGAAAATACGATGGAATATTAAAAACCCAAATACGATTAATTGGGAAAGTGAGCTAATCATAGTAAAACAAACACTTCAAAACCTAACACCTCAGCAGATACGTATTGCTCAAAGCTGGGGCACAGGTGAGGTAAGTAAACAGGTCTTGCCAGTCATATATAACATGATGGAAACATATGAACTTGCCTCTACGAAAGCTGCCAGGTTTTTAGGTTTTTATCACGCGGCTATTAATGATGCATTTGTAATGGCATGGCACTTTAAGTATCTTTGGGATGTGGCACGTCCATGTCAATATGACCGCAATTTGGTCCCCGTTTTGTTCACACCTCGTTTTCCGGGTTATCCTTCAGCACATGCTGTTATGGCTGGCTGCTCAGAGATAATATTAAGTTATTATTTTCCTCAAGAGAGGTATCGGATCAATCAATGGATGGAAGAGTGTGCGATGTCCCGTCTATATGCAGGAGTACACTTTAAAGTGGATAATGATGAGGGTTTATCGCTCGGCAGGCAGCTCGGGCAGATTGTTGTAAACCTGATAAAATCGCAGAATATATAA
- a CDS encoding TIGR03943 family putative permease subunit, which yields MIRILILIGFTFLFMHLHATGDISKYINMKYSYISFSAIFILGFLTLVQFYIYGKSEDDDHQHDEACAVPDCGHDHHKKPSRLRNVTVNSILIFPIISGLFFPIASLDSETVKTKGFHFKGLENEGDFGEHQFLKPDTSVYYGKESYNTIMDKELKPFTKGDKVVLNDKNYLKGMESIYYKPGIFLGKDVQFKGFTYNAEDQSKNKSNELFLLRFGVIHCIADSGVFGMMVEFPKGTTFPNDKWIEVDGTIETMYYQPFKADIPYVKVESWKEIDKPKEEYVYRGY from the coding sequence ATGATACGCATCCTTATTTTAATCGGATTTACCTTTTTGTTTATGCATCTGCATGCCACAGGTGATATCAGCAAATACATCAACATGAAATATTCTTATATCTCTTTTTCAGCTATTTTTATCTTAGGTTTTCTAACGCTTGTCCAGTTCTATATTTACGGAAAAAGCGAAGACGATGATCATCAGCATGACGAAGCATGCGCAGTGCCTGATTGCGGCCACGATCATCACAAAAAACCGTCCCGATTAAGAAATGTGACGGTGAATAGCATTCTGATTTTCCCAATCATATCAGGGTTATTTTTCCCTATCGCTTCTCTGGACTCAGAGACAGTTAAAACAAAAGGATTTCACTTTAAAGGTCTCGAGAACGAAGGTGATTTTGGAGAGCACCAGTTTTTAAAACCTGATACCAGTGTGTATTACGGGAAAGAAAGCTACAACACCATTATGGATAAAGAGTTAAAGCCTTTTACAAAAGGCGATAAAGTCGTGCTTAATGACAAGAACTACTTAAAAGGGATGGAAAGCATCTATTACAAGCCAGGGATTTTCCTTGGAAAGGATGTTCAGTTTAAGGGTTTTACCTATAACGCTGAGGATCAATCGAAAAATAAAAGCAATGAACTCTTTCTTCTTCGTTTTGGTGTAATTCATTGTATTGCAGATTCTGGGGTTTTCGGCATGATGGTTGAATTCCCAAAAGGGACTACGTTCCCTAACGATAAGTGGATCGAAGTCGATGGCACCATTGAAACGATGTATTATCAGCCCTTTAAAGCTGATATCCCTTATGTAAAAGTGGAAAGCTGGAAAGAAATTGACAAGCCTAAAGAGGAATATGTTTATCGAGGGTATTAA